A single Natrinema pellirubrum DSM 15624 DNA region contains:
- a CDS encoding S9 family peptidase, with the protein MGYDIERYLNIRSAYGASFGPEGDRLSFLMDTTGTSQVWTLEGPREWPEQRTFYDERVTFASWSPERPELIFGMDEGGNERAQLFRLDAETGEIENLTAMPDAKHRWGGWSHDGDRFAFTSNRRDESVFDVYVQDRDATGDEAELVYEGDGWLSLSGWSPDDSRLLVSQAYSNFDQDLSVLDLEADEPDLDHLTPHDGDVRYQSASWAPDGEGIYLVTDEGEAETLYLAYLDLATNDLETVIDGDGWNVDGIALDDETGRFVCSRNVEGYTELTVGEFDPDDPTAFETFPDPDLPGGVAGGVSFDPDAERFALSTSGDTVNTNVFVVDIETGEAERWTDAPTAGIPRESFDGSDLVDIESFDGLDVPGFLTLPDEYTKGETPVIVDIHGGPESQRRPSFSSVKQYFLDRGYAYFEPNVRGSSGYGADYAALDDVENRMDSVADIEACVEWLQGHPAIDPDRIAAKGGSYGGFMVLAALTEYPDLWAAGIDVVGIANFVTFLENTGDWRRELREAEYGSLAEDREFLEEISPINNVENIAAPLFVLHGENDPRVPVGEAEQIAERAAEQGVPVRKLIFEDEGHGFSKLENRLEAYSEIAAFLDEHV; encoded by the coding sequence ATGGGTTACGACATCGAGCGCTACCTCAACATTCGCAGTGCCTACGGTGCTTCGTTCGGTCCCGAGGGGGACCGACTCTCCTTTCTGATGGATACGACCGGCACGTCGCAGGTCTGGACCCTCGAGGGACCACGGGAGTGGCCCGAGCAGCGGACCTTCTACGACGAGCGGGTGACCTTCGCCTCGTGGTCGCCCGAGCGACCGGAACTGATCTTCGGGATGGACGAGGGCGGCAACGAACGCGCCCAACTGTTCAGACTCGACGCCGAGACCGGCGAAATCGAGAACCTGACCGCGATGCCGGATGCCAAACACCGCTGGGGCGGCTGGAGCCACGACGGCGACCGGTTCGCCTTCACCTCGAACCGCCGCGACGAGTCCGTCTTCGATGTCTACGTACAGGACCGGGACGCGACCGGCGACGAAGCGGAACTGGTCTACGAGGGCGACGGCTGGCTCTCGCTGTCCGGCTGGAGCCCCGACGACTCCCGGCTGCTGGTCTCGCAGGCCTACTCCAACTTCGATCAGGACCTCTCCGTCCTCGACCTCGAGGCCGACGAGCCCGACCTCGATCATCTCACGCCCCACGACGGTGACGTCCGCTACCAGAGCGCGAGCTGGGCACCGGACGGCGAGGGGATCTACCTCGTGACCGACGAGGGCGAGGCTGAGACGCTCTATCTGGCATATTTGGACCTGGCGACGAACGACCTCGAGACGGTCATTGATGGGGACGGCTGGAACGTCGACGGCATCGCGCTGGACGACGAGACGGGCCGGTTCGTCTGTTCGCGCAACGTCGAGGGCTACACCGAGTTGACCGTCGGCGAGTTCGATCCCGACGACCCGACCGCGTTCGAGACCTTCCCCGACCCCGACCTGCCGGGCGGGGTGGCCGGCGGCGTAAGCTTCGACCCCGACGCCGAACGGTTCGCCCTCTCGACGAGCGGCGACACCGTCAACACGAACGTCTTCGTGGTCGATATCGAGACCGGCGAGGCCGAGCGCTGGACCGACGCGCCGACCGCCGGCATCCCCCGGGAGTCGTTCGACGGCTCCGACCTCGTCGACATCGAGAGTTTCGACGGGCTGGACGTTCCCGGCTTTCTCACCCTTCCGGACGAGTACACCAAGGGCGAGACACCCGTCATCGTCGACATCCACGGCGGCCCCGAGAGCCAGCGCCGCCCCTCCTTCTCTTCGGTCAAGCAGTACTTCCTCGATCGGGGCTACGCCTACTTCGAACCCAACGTCCGGGGGTCGTCCGGCTACGGCGCGGACTACGCGGCGCTGGACGACGTCGAGAACCGGATGGACTCGGTCGCGGACATCGAGGCCTGTGTCGAGTGGCTACAGGGCCATCCCGCGATCGACCCGGATCGGATCGCCGCCAAGGGCGGCTCCTACGGCGGCTTCATGGTACTGGCCGCGCTAACCGAGTACCCCGACCTCTGGGCCGCCGGCATCGACGTGGTCGGGATCGCCAACTTCGTCACCTTCCTCGAGAACACGGGCGACTGGCGGCGCGAGTTGCGGGAAGCCGAGTACGGGAGCCTCGCCGAGGACCGCGAGTTCTTGGAAGAGATCTCGCCGATCAACAACGTCGAGAACATCGCGGCCCCGCTGTTCGTCCTCCACGGCGAAAACGATCCTCGCGTCCCGGTCGGAGAGGCCGAACAGATCGCCGAGCGGGCCGCCGAGCAGGGCGTTCCCGTTCGAAAGCTCATCTTCGAGGACGAAGGCCACGGCTTCTCGAAACTCGAGAACCGTCTCGAGGCCTACAGCGAGATCGCGGCCTTCCTCGACGAACACGTCTGA
- a CDS encoding glycosyltransferase family 4 protein: MRIAFVSFETAHHRDTETNQRFRTVCEILAENGHDVHCYCAGFWAGEDATFERNGITYHAVSSGLEARSSFLLRLPFVLAAARPDVIHASAEPASQVVAAKWGARLARAPLVLEWYGDGGVTETRWTRAAARRPDRIVTPSSLVTTWVRELGADGDLVEPVPNPIDCDRIQAVEPAEQVDVIYARRLDEGANLESLLLALAELRGRDWQATVVGDGPERDTYERLASDLRIEDRVTFAGDLDLEERIAAYRGAHVFAQTADHCVFPTEMLWALAAGCVGLVEYHVDSSAHELVEGWDRGFRTTSETELVEAILAARDLEHREYDDRFADYDRSVVAERYRDLYRTVRDEYGVL; this comes from the coding sequence ATGCGAATCGCGTTCGTCTCGTTCGAAACGGCTCACCACCGCGATACCGAGACGAACCAGCGGTTCCGAACCGTCTGTGAGATCCTCGCCGAGAACGGCCACGACGTCCACTGCTACTGTGCGGGCTTTTGGGCCGGCGAGGACGCGACGTTCGAGCGAAACGGGATCACCTATCACGCGGTCTCGAGCGGCCTCGAGGCCAGGAGTTCCTTTCTGCTTCGTCTTCCGTTCGTCCTCGCCGCCGCGCGCCCGGACGTGATTCACGCCAGCGCCGAGCCGGCGAGTCAGGTCGTCGCCGCCAAGTGGGGCGCGCGGCTCGCGCGGGCCCCGCTCGTCCTCGAGTGGTACGGCGACGGCGGCGTCACGGAGACGCGCTGGACGCGGGCCGCCGCCCGGCGGCCGGATCGGATCGTCACCCCGTCGTCGCTCGTCACGACGTGGGTCCGCGAACTCGGCGCGGACGGCGACCTCGTCGAGCCCGTCCCGAACCCGATCGACTGCGACCGAATCCAGGCGGTAGAGCCGGCCGAGCAGGTCGACGTGATCTACGCCCGCCGGCTCGACGAGGGGGCCAACCTCGAGAGCCTGCTGTTGGCCCTCGCGGAACTGCGAGGGCGGGACTGGCAGGCGACAGTCGTCGGCGACGGGCCGGAACGCGATACGTACGAACGGCTCGCGAGCGACCTCCGGATCGAAGACCGCGTGACCTTCGCCGGCGATCTCGACCTCGAGGAGCGGATCGCGGCCTACCGTGGCGCACACGTCTTCGCCCAGACGGCCGACCACTGCGTGTTCCCGACGGAGATGCTGTGGGCGCTCGCGGCCGGCTGTGTCGGGCTCGTGGAGTATCACGTCGACTCGAGCGCACACGAACTCGTCGAGGGCTGGGACCGAGGATTCCGGACCACCAGCGAGACCGAACTCGTCGAGGCGATCCTCGCGGCGCGCGATCTCGAGCATCGCGAGTACGACGATCGGTTCGCCGACTACGACCGATCGGTGGTGGCCGAACGGTACCGCGACCTGTACCGAACGGTTCGGGACGAGTACGGCGTGCTGTGA
- a CDS encoding HIT family protein — MHDDCEFCRTVAGEQAAHVLHEDERTLAFLDENPATPGHTLIVPRAHAEEVVTADEPTAAAVFETVRTVATALKSVLEPDGFSVFHTSGPLVGSVDHAHVHLVPRRTDDDVRLSLSRTPLEPDAAADLTGRVRSVL; from the coding sequence ATGCACGACGACTGTGAGTTCTGCCGGACCGTCGCCGGCGAGCAGGCGGCACACGTCCTCCACGAGGACGAACGGACGCTTGCCTTCCTCGACGAGAACCCTGCTACACCGGGACACACACTCATCGTTCCACGCGCCCACGCGGAGGAGGTAGTGACCGCCGACGAGCCGACAGCAGCCGCCGTCTTCGAGACGGTCCGTACCGTCGCGACCGCGCTCAAGTCCGTCCTCGAGCCCGACGGGTTCAGCGTCTTCCACACCAGCGGCCCGCTGGTCGGCAGCGTCGACCACGCACACGTCCATCTGGTCCCCCGCCGAACGGACGACGACGTGCGACTGTCGCTGTCACGGACGCCGCTCGAGCCCGACGCGGCAGCCGACCTGACGGGCCGTGTCCGGTCGGTCCTATAG
- the trpB gene encoding tryptophan synthase subunit beta: protein MSNGAFEGYGGRHVPEPLQEPLEQLATAYDDIAATDEFQSELRDLLETFAGRPTPLYYARNLSDRYGADIYLKREDLLHGGAHKINNCLGQALLAKQAGRDRLIAETGAGQHGTATAMVGALLGLETEIYMGAKDVERQEMNVFRMRLMGAEVNEVTRGDEGLADAVDAALEDFAENVDDTHYLVGSVVGPDPFPRMVRDFQSVIGEEAREQIRERTGDLPDAAVACVGGGSNAIGLFHAFRDDDVDFYGAEGGGEGAGSSRHAAPLAEGKDDTIHGMKTRVIEDDVEVHSVSAGLDYPGVGPEHAMFREVGRCEYTGVTDDEALTAFRELSETEGIIPALESSHGIARAIELAEAGDHDTILVNLSGRGDKDMETAAAKFEL from the coding sequence ATGTCCAACGGAGCATTCGAAGGGTACGGTGGCAGACACGTCCCCGAACCCCTACAGGAACCGCTCGAGCAGTTGGCCACCGCGTACGACGACATCGCGGCCACCGACGAGTTCCAGTCGGAGCTACGCGACCTGCTCGAGACGTTCGCGGGCCGACCGACGCCGCTGTACTACGCGCGGAACTTGAGCGATCGCTACGGGGCCGACATCTATCTCAAGCGGGAGGACCTGCTCCACGGCGGCGCACACAAGATCAACAACTGTCTCGGGCAGGCCCTGCTGGCGAAGCAGGCCGGTCGCGACCGGCTCATCGCCGAGACCGGCGCCGGCCAACACGGCACCGCGACCGCGATGGTCGGCGCACTGCTCGGCCTCGAGACGGAGATCTACATGGGGGCCAAAGACGTCGAACGCCAGGAGATGAACGTCTTCCGGATGCGGCTGATGGGTGCCGAGGTCAACGAAGTCACCCGCGGCGACGAGGGGCTGGCCGACGCCGTCGACGCCGCGCTCGAGGACTTCGCCGAGAACGTCGACGACACCCACTACCTGGTCGGCAGCGTCGTCGGCCCGGACCCGTTCCCGCGGATGGTCCGGGACTTCCAGTCGGTGATCGGCGAGGAAGCCCGCGAACAGATCCGAGAGCGGACCGGGGACCTGCCCGACGCTGCCGTCGCCTGCGTCGGCGGCGGCTCCAACGCCATCGGGCTCTTCCATGCCTTCCGCGACGACGACGTCGACTTCTACGGTGCCGAGGGTGGCGGGGAGGGGGCCGGTTCGAGCCGTCACGCCGCTCCGCTGGCGGAAGGGAAAGACGACACGATCCACGGGATGAAGACCAGAGTCATCGAGGACGACGTCGAGGTTCACTCCGTCTCGGCGGGGCTTGACTACCCCGGCGTCGGCCCCGAACACGCCATGTTCCGCGAAGTGGGACGCTGTGAGTACACCGGCGTCACCGACGACGAGGCGCTTACGGCCTTCCGCGAACTCAGCGAGACCGAGGGGATCATCCCGGCGCTCGAGTCGAGCCACGGGATCGCTCGCGCGATCGAACTCGCTGAGGCGGGCGATCACGACACGATCCTCGTGAACCTCTCGGGTCGCGGCGACAAGGATATGGAGACGGCGGCCGCGAAATTCGAGCTATAG
- a CDS encoding YeiH family protein: MNGRRLLPGLLALCLGALLARTLAGALGVNHLLLAIALGFVAANAVGIPDCLEPGIETHKLWLGTGIVLMGASISLETVLEVGGVVLLLVVGVTATTLLVVELLARNVFGLADRMGSLLAAGASICGVSAVVAVAGSIRAREEQIAYAAATVLLFDAVTIVVYPIVGDLLGLSGMVFGTWAGVSMFSTGPVVAVGFAHSEAAGQWATMTKLSRNALIGVVVLAYASYYARAAGDSRPSVLTLWDEFPKFVLGFLALAVVASAGVLSSAQLASIENAYNWLFVVAFAGLGTEIRLADLRTTGWTPAVVVLIALLASSALSLAALVLLF, encoded by the coding sequence ATGAACGGGCGTCGACTACTGCCGGGCCTGCTGGCTCTCTGTCTGGGTGCGCTCCTCGCCCGAACGCTCGCCGGCGCGCTCGGCGTCAATCATCTCCTGCTGGCGATCGCGCTCGGATTCGTCGCGGCGAACGCCGTCGGGATTCCCGATTGCCTCGAGCCCGGTATCGAGACGCACAAGCTCTGGCTGGGCACGGGGATCGTACTCATGGGCGCGTCGATCTCGCTCGAGACCGTCCTCGAAGTCGGTGGAGTCGTCCTGCTACTCGTCGTCGGCGTGACCGCGACGACGCTGCTGGTCGTGGAACTCCTCGCACGCAACGTGTTCGGGCTGGCCGACCGAATGGGGTCGCTGCTGGCGGCCGGTGCCAGCATCTGTGGCGTCTCGGCGGTCGTCGCGGTGGCCGGCTCGATTCGGGCCCGCGAGGAGCAGATCGCATACGCGGCCGCGACGGTCCTGCTGTTCGACGCGGTCACGATCGTCGTCTACCCGATCGTCGGCGATCTGTTGGGTCTCTCGGGGATGGTATTCGGGACGTGGGCCGGCGTCAGCATGTTCTCGACCGGTCCCGTCGTGGCCGTCGGCTTCGCCCACTCCGAGGCCGCCGGACAGTGGGCGACGATGACGAAGCTCTCGCGAAACGCCCTGATCGGCGTCGTCGTTCTCGCATACGCGAGCTACTATGCACGCGCGGCCGGCGACAGTCGTCCCTCCGTTCTGACACTCTGGGACGAGTTCCCGAAGTTCGTGCTGGGATTTCTCGCACTCGCCGTCGTCGCGAGCGCCGGCGTCCTCTCCTCGGCCCAGTTGGCATCGATCGAGAACGCCTACAACTGGTTGTTCGTGGTCGCGTTCGCCGGCCTCGGCACCGAGATCCGACTCGCCGATCTCCGTACCACTGGGTGGACGCCCGCCGTCGTCGTGCTGATCGCACTGCTTGCCAGTAGCGCCCTCTCGCTCGCGGCACTGGTCCTGCTGTTCTGA
- a CDS encoding phosphatase PAP2 family protein codes for MSRGFEWFDAFREVAPEWAVVLLGLVTQLGDVWFLGLIVGVAYWGATARRDEAAAVLGAMVAGLSLITGLKHVFALPRPERVLVEAGALPAAVQPLHRATATATGYGFPSGHALMTTVVYVSLAEYLSVGTRRQRYLTAAALVTAVCLSRVGLGVHYLVDVVAGVGVGLAFLVLLWRLLDRYPTRRGTLGLGLAVGFAAIAVATSDADPDAVLLLGTSIGAFAGWQLPALARGLEAGHGPIRTSRPLAARAVAVLLAAASLAVLTSIYWPEPLLAASGVLGVAAAAFVAAPVLYHSDLENCLRRQSPSRSQ; via the coding sequence ATGTCTCGAGGGTTCGAGTGGTTCGACGCGTTCCGCGAGGTCGCCCCCGAGTGGGCCGTCGTCCTGCTCGGGCTCGTGACCCAACTGGGAGACGTTTGGTTCCTCGGGCTGATCGTGGGGGTCGCCTACTGGGGGGCGACGGCCCGCCGGGACGAGGCCGCCGCCGTACTCGGCGCGATGGTAGCCGGCCTGTCGCTGATCACGGGCCTGAAGCACGTCTTCGCCCTCCCCCGGCCCGAGCGGGTACTCGTGGAGGCGGGTGCGCTGCCGGCGGCGGTTCAGCCGCTCCACCGTGCGACGGCGACCGCGACTGGCTACGGCTTTCCGAGCGGTCACGCCCTGATGACGACGGTCGTCTACGTCAGCCTTGCCGAGTACCTCTCGGTCGGCACGCGACGGCAGCGGTATCTCACCGCCGCCGCGCTCGTGACGGCCGTCTGCCTCTCTCGGGTCGGGCTCGGCGTCCACTACCTCGTTGACGTCGTCGCCGGCGTCGGCGTCGGGCTGGCGTTTCTGGTCCTCCTCTGGCGGCTGCTGGATCGGTATCCAACCCGCCGCGGCACGCTCGGACTCGGGCTCGCGGTCGGGTTCGCCGCCATCGCCGTCGCCACGAGCGACGCCGACCCCGACGCCGTCCTCCTGTTGGGCACGTCGATCGGCGCGTTCGCCGGCTGGCAGCTCCCGGCCCTCGCTCGAGGGCTCGAGGCCGGACACGGTCCGATACGAACGAGCCGACCGCTCGCGGCGCGAGCCGTCGCCGTCCTCCTCGCGGCCGCGTCGCTGGCCGTGCTTACCAGTATTTACTGGCCCGAACCGCTGCTCGCCGCGAGCGGGGTTCTCGGCGTCGCCGCCGCTGCGTTCGTCGCGGCGCCCGTTCTCTACCACTCGGACCTCGAGAACTGCCTTCGGCGTCAGTCGCCCTCGCGATCGCAGTAA
- a CDS encoding sulfatase, which translates to MSDSNGRDDESHRTVRNVVLVVLDTARSKSVGLQGLSEGTAAGPDHVGSKSRPGDRAANGDGTGARPTPTVARLAAEGVAFENAFATAPWTLPSHASLFTGTYPSEHGTHGGHTYLEGDLRTLPEAFADAGYETVGVSNNTWITEEFGFDRGFDRLRKGWQYIQADADMGAVVRGEDFREKLDATRERLFDGNPVVNAANILYSELLQPAGDDGSARAVDWTADWLESRSDDRPFFLFCNFIEPHVEYDPPREYAERFLPEGASYEDATAIRQDPRAYDCEDYEISDREFAMLRGLYRAELTYVDHQVGRLRAALSDAGEWEDTLFVVCGDHGEHVGEHGFFGHQYNLYDTLLNVPLVAHGGPFIGGDARHDLVSLLDLPATLLETAGIDDPALREGWSSRSLHPDSDDDPREAVFAEYVAPQPSIERLEARFGAIPDRVRAFDRRLRAVRTADYKYVRGDDGFERLHHVRSDPLEGTDISDAEPDRVRALRRRLEARFDPLEAAGESGEVEMREGTKDRLADLGYL; encoded by the coding sequence ATGTCGGACTCGAACGGACGTGACGACGAGTCACATCGTACTGTGCGGAACGTGGTTCTCGTCGTTCTCGACACGGCGCGGTCGAAAAGCGTCGGCCTGCAAGGGCTTTCGGAGGGGACCGCGGCGGGTCCCGATCACGTCGGCTCGAAATCGCGTCCGGGTGATCGGGCCGCGAACGGCGACGGCACGGGCGCGCGCCCGACGCCCACGGTGGCGCGACTCGCCGCCGAGGGTGTCGCCTTCGAGAACGCCTTCGCGACCGCGCCGTGGACGCTGCCCTCCCACGCGTCGCTGTTTACCGGCACCTATCCTTCCGAACACGGCACCCACGGCGGCCACACCTATCTCGAGGGCGACCTGCGGACGCTACCGGAAGCCTTCGCTGACGCGGGGTACGAGACGGTCGGCGTCTCGAACAACACCTGGATCACCGAGGAGTTCGGCTTCGACCGCGGCTTCGACCGACTGCGCAAGGGGTGGCAGTACATTCAGGCAGACGCCGACATGGGCGCGGTCGTCCGCGGCGAGGACTTCCGGGAGAAACTCGACGCAACCCGCGAGCGGCTCTTCGACGGCAACCCCGTCGTCAATGCCGCCAACATCCTCTACAGCGAACTGCTCCAACCGGCCGGCGACGACGGCTCCGCCCGCGCGGTCGACTGGACCGCCGACTGGCTCGAGAGCCGAAGTGACGACCGTCCCTTCTTCCTGTTCTGTAACTTCATCGAGCCCCACGTCGAGTACGACCCGCCCCGCGAGTACGCCGAGCGGTTCCTCCCCGAGGGAGCCAGCTACGAGGATGCGACGGCGATCAGACAGGACCCCCGAGCCTACGACTGCGAGGACTACGAGATCTCCGACCGGGAGTTCGCCATGCTTCGGGGCCTCTACCGCGCGGAACTGACCTACGTCGACCACCAGGTCGGCCGGCTCCGGGCTGCACTCTCCGACGCCGGCGAGTGGGAGGACACCCTCTTCGTCGTCTGTGGCGACCACGGCGAACACGTCGGCGAACACGGCTTCTTCGGCCACCAGTACAACCTCTACGACACCCTGCTGAACGTCCCCCTCGTCGCCCACGGCGGGCCCTTCATCGGCGGCGACGCCCGCCACGACCTCGTGAGCCTGCTCGATCTCCCTGCCACCCTGCTCGAGACGGCTGGTATCGACGACCCCGCGCTCCGCGAGGGGTGGTCGAGCCGGTCGCTCCATCCCGACTCGGACGACGACCCCCGTGAGGCCGTCTTCGCCGAGTACGTCGCCCCGCAGCCCTCGATCGAGCGCCTCGAGGCCCGCTTCGGCGCGATCCCCGACCGCGTCCGCGCGTTCGACCGGCGGCTGCGGGCGGTCCGGACGGCCGACTACAAGTACGTCCGCGGCGACGACGGCTTCGAACGCCTCCATCACGTTCGATCGGACCCGCTCGAGGGAACCGATATCAGCGACGCGGAACCCGATCGGGTCCGGGCGCTCCGGCGGCGACTCGAGGCGCGGTTCGACCCGCTCGAGGCGGCCGGAGAGTCGGGCGAGGTCGAGATGCGCGAGGGGACCAAAGATCGACTTGCGGATCTGGGCTATCTGTGA
- a CDS encoding heavy metal translocating P-type ATPase, with protein sequence MSDRDATGDGTDRCRLCGTPLSGAGERAADDFCSSGCRDIAAEYGTGDDGPRSTDRPADSSPDTTAETDGTVRTFFRVDGMHSASCEAYLESVAEGRDGVRDAEASYVTETVRVDHDPDRIGADALEDALSTLGYTAYRREDASADEDTGGTRRSREMDGLRKRRADDMLEMRYVVGVVFGSFLLLPFVAVFYPMYLTAFTDWGAIAHFEGSFTGFSGSLYLPLFVVLTGAIVYLTGGPVLRGAYVSLKLRRPTTDLLAALTILAAYTYASTTAALGRTDVYFDLTIVVASLVMGATYYESTVKRRATDRLTDLTVSQVDTARLYAEDGSTTEIPVADLESGDRLLVREGERIPVDGRLAEGECTVDEAVVTGESLPVPKEAGDEVVGGSVVTTDAAVVDVGERTTSSIERLTRVVWNVQSADHGVTRQADELAARLVPAVLAVAALVGVGAALTGAGTTATALAALMTLMVACPWALGFATPYSVATSLEAALERGIVVFDETVFERLRAIDVVVFDKTGTLTTGEMSVREADAPDDLLAAAAALERRAAHPAAAAIAAAFGDGSETTGEADGAARADGGSAAASDLEVRDFHTHATGVEGTVDGRRILVGHPDLFRERGWTLEDGLEKRIERAREAGRLPVVVGRDGDAEGLVIVGDEPREGWEETVTALSESGVEVVVLTGDDGTAADAFAAHPGVDHVFAGVSPDGKTAAIDRLRADGRVAMVGDGTNDAPALAAADLGISLGSGTALAADAADVAIADDDLAAVERAFALARAARDRIRQNLGLAFVYNALAIPPAVLGLVNPLVTTVAVVIGTLLIVGNAERSLLAD encoded by the coding sequence GTGAGCGATCGAGACGCGACTGGCGACGGAACCGACCGCTGTCGGCTCTGCGGCACGCCGCTCTCGGGGGCCGGTGAGCGGGCCGCCGACGACTTCTGCTCGAGCGGCTGTCGCGATATCGCCGCCGAGTACGGAACCGGCGACGACGGCCCCCGTTCGACGGACCGGCCGGCCGACTCGAGCCCGGACACGACGGCGGAGACCGACGGGACCGTCCGGACCTTCTTCCGGGTCGACGGCATGCATTCGGCCAGTTGCGAGGCCTACCTCGAGTCCGTCGCCGAGGGCCGCGACGGCGTCCGCGATGCCGAGGCGAGCTACGTCACCGAGACAGTCCGGGTCGATCACGACCCTGATCGGATCGGCGCGGACGCCCTCGAGGACGCGCTGAGTACGCTTGGCTACACCGCCTACCGGCGCGAGGACGCAAGCGCTGACGAGGATACCGGTGGCACCCGCCGCTCCCGGGAGATGGACGGGCTCCGGAAGCGCCGCGCCGACGATATGCTCGAAATGCGGTACGTCGTCGGCGTCGTCTTCGGTTCCTTCCTGCTGTTGCCGTTCGTGGCGGTCTTCTATCCGATGTACCTGACCGCGTTTACCGACTGGGGCGCGATCGCCCACTTCGAGGGGTCGTTCACCGGCTTTAGCGGCTCCCTCTATCTCCCGCTCTTTGTCGTCCTGACCGGCGCGATCGTCTACCTGACCGGCGGGCCCGTCCTCCGGGGCGCGTACGTCAGTCTGAAGCTTCGGCGGCCGACGACGGACCTGCTCGCGGCGCTGACGATTCTGGCCGCGTACACGTACGCCTCGACCACCGCCGCCCTCGGTCGGACCGACGTCTACTTCGATCTGACCATCGTCGTCGCTTCGCTCGTAATGGGCGCGACCTACTACGAGTCGACCGTCAAGCGCCGTGCGACCGACCGGCTGACCGACCTTACCGTCTCGCAGGTCGACACTGCCCGGCTGTACGCCGAAGACGGCTCCACGACCGAAATCCCGGTCGCCGACCTTGAGTCCGGCGACCGCCTGCTCGTCCGTGAGGGCGAGCGGATCCCGGTCGACGGCCGGCTGGCCGAAGGCGAGTGTACCGTCGACGAGGCCGTCGTCACCGGCGAGTCGCTCCCGGTCCCGAAGGAAGCCGGCGACGAGGTGGTCGGTGGCTCGGTCGTCACGACCGACGCGGCGGTCGTCGACGTCGGCGAGCGGACCACCAGTAGCATCGAGCGACTCACCCGGGTCGTCTGGAACGTCCAGAGCGCCGACCACGGCGTCACCCGGCAGGCCGACGAACTCGCCGCCCGACTCGTCCCCGCCGTCCTCGCGGTCGCCGCCCTCGTCGGCGTCGGGGCCGCTCTCACCGGTGCCGGCACGACCGCGACCGCGCTCGCGGCGCTCATGACGCTCATGGTCGCCTGCCCGTGGGCGCTCGGCTTCGCGACACCCTACTCCGTCGCGACGAGTCTGGAAGCGGCCCTCGAGCGCGGCATCGTCGTCTTCGACGAGACGGTCTTCGAGCGTCTGCGTGCGATCGACGTCGTTGTCTTCGACAAGACCGGGACGCTGACGACCGGCGAGATGTCCGTCCGCGAAGCCGACGCCCCCGACGACCTGCTCGCGGCCGCCGCCGCCCTCGAGCGGCGGGCGGCCCACCCGGCCGCGGCGGCGATCGCGGCGGCCTTCGGCGACGGGAGCGAGACAACTGGCGAGGCCGACGGCGCGGCCCGGGCCGACGGGGGCTCGGCCGCCGCGAGCGACCTCGAGGTCCGGGACTTTCACACCCACGCGACCGGCGTCGAGGGGACCGTCGACGGCCGGCGGATACTGGTCGGCCACCCGGACCTGTTCCGGGAGCGAGGCTGGACGCTCGAGGACGGGCTCGAGAAGCGGATCGAACGAGCGCGGGAAGCGGGACGGCTCCCGGTCGTCGTCGGCCGGGACGGGGATGCAGAGGGGCTCGTGATCGTCGGCGACGAACCGCGTGAGGGGTGGGAGGAGACGGTGACGGCGCTCTCCGAGTCCGGCGTCGAGGTCGTGGTCCTGACCGGCGACGACGGGACGGCCGCCGACGCCTTCGCGGCGCATCCGGGCGTCGATCACGTCTTCGCCGGCGTTTCGCCCGACGGGAAGACGGCGGCGATCGATCGGCTCCGGGCCGACGGCCGCGTGGCGATGGTCGGCGACGGAACCAACGACGCGCCCGCGCTGGCCGCGGCCGATCTGGGTATCTCGCTGGGCAGCGGGACGGCGCTGGCCGCCGACGCGGCCGACGTCGCCATCGCCGACGACGACCTCGCGGCGGTCGAGCGCGCCTTCGCGCTGGCCCGGGCCGCCCGCGATCGGATCAGGCAGAACCTCGGGCTCGCGTTCGTCTATAACGCTCTCGCGATCCCACCGGCGGTTCTCGGGCTCGTGAACCCGCTGGTGACGACCGTCGCGGTCGTGATCGGCACCCTGCTGATCGTCGGCAACGCCGAGCGCTCGCTGCTCGCGGACTGA